A window of Lysobacter sp. TY2-98 genomic DNA:
CGAACGTCGCCGCGGCGAGCGAGTTCCTTGGTGGCCTCAACGTAGCCGTGAACTGCGCCGGCATCCTCGGCGCGGGGCGCGTGCTCGGCAAGGACGGCCCGATGCCGTTGTCGCAGTTCCAGACCACGGTGATGGTCAACCTCGTCGGCAGCTTCAACGTCGCCAAGGCCTGCGCGCAGCTGATGCAGACCAACGAGGCCGGCACCGACGGCGAGCGCGGCGTGATCATCAACACCGCGTCGGTCGCGGCTTACGAAGGCCAGATCGGCCAGGCGGCGTATTCGGCGTCGAAGGGCGGCGTGGTCGGCATGACGCTGCCGATGGCGCGCGAATTCGCCCGTTTCGGCATCCGCGTGCTGACCATCGCGCCGGGCGTGTTCTGGACGCCGATGGTCGATGGCATGCCGGAGTCGGTGCAGCAGTCGCTCGCCGCGTCGATCCCGTTCCCGTCGCGCCTGGGCAAGCCCGAGGAATTCGCCGACCTCGCGGCCTACATCCTCGGCAATACCTACCTCAACGGCGAGACCATCCGCCTCGACGGCGCGACGCGCCTCGCGCCGAAGTAATCAGGAACCGCAATGAAGGCCTACGACATCAAGAAGGGCAACGTCGTCGAACACAACGGCGGCGTGTACCAGATCCGCGACATCGAGCGCAGCAGCCCACAGGGCCGCGGCGGCAATGTGCGCTTCCGCTTCACCATGTACAGCGTGCCGGGCGGCAACAAGCTGGACGCCTCGTTCGACGGCGACGACGACCTTCGCGAAGTCGATCTCGCGCGGCGCCAGGCCACGTTCTCGTACATGGACGGCGATGCGTTCGTCTTCCTCGACGACGAGGACTACACCCCGTACACGCTCGACGCCGACGCGATCGGCGACATGGCCGGCTACATCGTGCCGGACCTGTCGGGCTGCTACGTGCAGGTGATAGACGACGCGCCGGTCGGCCTGCAACTGCCGCAGACGGTAACGATGGAAGTCGTCGAGACGCCCCCGGAGCTTAAGGGCGGCACCGCGACGAAGCGCCCGAAGCCGGCGAAGCTGTCGACGGGGCTGGAGATCATGGTTCCCGAATACATCGGCAACGGCGAGCACGTGCTGGTGAACACGACGACGGGCGAGTTCGCGGGTCGCGCGGACTGACTACGCGCTATCCGGGACAACACGAAGGGCCGGCAGATGCCGGCCCTTTTCGTTGGTGCGGGGAGTCGCCGATCGGCCGACGCCGCGGTTCACGCAGGCGACGCGCATTCGCGAGGGCGATGACTCCGATATCGCGTCGCGAGGCCTATCGCGGAGGACGCGATTCGCCCGGCCGGCTACTGCCCGACGCTATGCGCCGTCGCGGATCAGCCATTTGCGCGACATGCGCTCGACCGACTCGTCGGTCGCCGGATCCGCGAGCAGTTCGCGGACGTCACGCCAGGCGAGGTCCAGCGATTCCTCGCTGACGACGAAGGCTTCGTCCTCGCCCGCGCGCACCACGAAGCGCACGTCGTAATGCCAGTGCGCCGGCACGTCGCCGCGCTCGGGGAGCCAGTGGCGGTCGAGGTCGAACAGGCCGGGCTCGAGCCTCAGCCCGCCGAGGCCCGACTCCTCCTCGGCCTCCTTCAACGCAACGCGGCCGAGTTCGACGTCGCCATCCGCATGCCCGCCGAGCTGCAGCCAGCGACCGAGCTTGCGGTGGTGGGTGAGCAGCACGCGCGCGCCGCTGCGATCGACCAGCCAGGCCGAACCCGTGAAATGCCCGGCGAGGCGCTCTCGCGCGAACGGCGCGCTTTCGAGGTCATGGAGCAGCTCGACGAAATGCGCGACGACGTGCGCCTCGTCCGGCCATCGGCGCGCGTAATCGGCGAGATCGTCGTGCAGCCGGGCGATCGCGGCGTGGTGGTCGGTGGAGGCGTCCATACGAGGCCGTGTTCTGGGTGCAGTGCAACATTATCCCCGTTCATCGTCTCGCCGGGCGAAACGTGACTTGTGTCCGCCGGGGGCGTGCAGCTAAGGTCGCGGGAATCCGGCCTGCCGGTAGTAACTCCATTGCTCGCGTTTTTCGACCATCGGCCGGGGGATGAACACCGGTGGCGGCGCCGAGACCAACCTTAGGAAGCGATTCATGGCAACCACCCCTGATAGAGGTTTGCTTTCGCGCATGCTCGCCCGAAAGAGCGTTGCACAGGTGCAGCGCGAGACGGAAACGAGCCAGCTCAAGCGAACCCTCGGTCCGTGGAACCTCGTGTTCCTCGGCATCGGCTGCATCATCGGCGCCGGCATCTTCGTGCGCACCGGCAACGCCGCGGCGTTGCACGCGGGCCCGGCGGTCCTGATCTCGTTCCTTGTCGCAGGCGTCGTCTGCGCGCTCGCAGGCCTGTGCTACGCCGAGCTGTCATCGACGCTTCCCGTTTCGGGCTCCGCCTACACCTACAGCTACACCACGATCGGCGAGTTCGCGGCGTGGATCATGGGCGCACTGCTGCTGCTTGAATACGGCCTCGCAGCGTCGGTGGTCGCGGTCGGCTGGTCCGGTTACGTGGTCAGTCTGCTGGCCGACTACGGTATCGTGATTCCGGCGGAATTTACGGGTCCGTCCGGCCATGCGCTGATACGCGACGGCGTACCTGTCCTAGACGCCACGGGACATGCCGTCACCACGCTCTTCAACCTGCCAGCATTTGTGATCTGCGCCGCCTTGGCTGCGCTGCTTGTCGTTGGCGTCTCCGAGAGCGCCAAGGTCAACAACATCATCGTCGCGATCAAGATGGCGGTGATCACGGCCTTCATCGTGATCGTCGGCTGGTACGTGATCCAGCATCTCGACACGCTGAAGGCGAACTGGGAACCCTTCATTCCGGCGGCGACCGGCCAGCAGGGCGAGTTCGGCTGGGGCGGCATCCTGCGCGCGGCGTCGATCGTGTTCTTCGCCTACATCGGCTTCGAAGCGGTGTCGACGGCAGGACAGGAAGCGAAGAATCCGAAGCGCGACATGCCGATCGGCATCATCGGCTCGCTTCTCGTCTGCACGATCCTCTACATCCTCGTGTCGATCGTCATGACGCTCGTCGTCAACTACAAGATGCTCAACGTGCCGGACCCGGTTGCGGTCGCGGTCGACGCCCTCGGCCCGCAATGGGCGTGGTTCGCCAAGATCATCAAGGCAGGTGCCATCATCGGCCTGACCTCGGTGGTCCTGGTGCTCATGTACGGCCAGACGCGCATCTTCTACACGATGGCGCGCGACGGTCTCCTGCCTCGCGTGTTCGCGACGATCCATCCGCGCTTCAAGACGCCGTGGGTCAACACCGTTCTGGTGGGCCTCATCACCGCCGCCGCCGCTGCGTTCTTCGACATCAACACGCTCGGCGATATGACCTCGGTCGGCACGCTTGCCGCGTTCGGCATCGTCTGCCTGTCGGTGATCTGGCTGCGTACCACCCATCCGGAGCTGCCGCGAGGCTTCCGCGTGCCGCTCTATCCGGTCCTGCCGGTGCTCGGCATCGTGGCGTGCTTTGCGCTCATCTTCACGGTCGAGACGCGCGTGCTGGTGTTCTTCGCGTGGTACACGATCGCCGCGATCGTCCTCTACTTCGTCTATGGCCTGCGTAACTCGCAGCTGGGCAAGGGACAGGCGCCGCTCGAGGGACCGGAGCTTCCGGAATTCCCGGAAGACGCCCCGGACGCCCGCTGAGGGTCCGGTAGTTGGACGAAACGGCGCGGGCAACCGCGCCGTTTTCGTTTCTGGCGCCGCACCGTTTCACGACGGAAACGCCCGCTGTCCTAAACTGCACGCATGACGAGCGCCCTCCCCTTTGATGCCACCCGCCTCGCGCAGTGCGCGGACGAGATCATCGTCAACGTGCGCGAACTGGCGGCACGCGGCTGGACCCCCGCGACCAGTAGCAACTTCTCCCGGCGCATGGACGCCGAAAACGTCGCCATCACGGTCTCTGGCCGCGACAAGGGCCGGCTGGTCGAAGCCGACATCATGGTCGTGGACCTCGACGGCAATCCCGTCGCGACCACGCAGAAGTCGTCCGCGGAAACGCTGCTGCACACGCAGCTCTACAAGCGTTTCCCCGACGTCGGCTGCGTGCTGCACACGCATTCGCTGAACCAGACCGTCGCCTCGCGCCTGTATGCGGCCGACGGCGCGATCCGCCTCGAAGGCTACGAGCTGCTCAAGGCCTTCACCGGCAACATTACGCACGACACCTCGCTCGACCTGCCCGTCCTGCCCAACTCGCAGGACATGCCCGAACTCGCCGCGCAGGTCGAACGCCTGCTGGACGACGGCCCGATGTGGGGCTACCTCATCGACGGCCATGGCCTGTACGCGTGGGGCCGCGACATGCCCGAGGCGCGTCGGCACCTCGAAGCCTTCGAATTCCTTATCACCTGCGAGCTCGAGTTCCGCCGCCTCGGCACCTCGTCCGCCGCACTGTCCCGGAGCGCGCCGTGAGCCGCCTTCGCATCTTCAACGAGTCCACGCCGGACCAACCCGAATTCGTCGCGACCGAACTCGAAGCGATCGCCGAAAAGCTCGCGCCGATCGGGGTGGGCTTCGAGCGCTGGGAAGCCAGCAAGCCGATCCAGCCCGGCGACGCGCACGACATCATCCTCGACGCCTACCGCACCGATATCGATCGCATCGTCGCGGAGCGCGGCTTCAAGACGGTCGACGTGGTGAGCATCGCGCCGGACAACCCGAATCGCGACGCCATGCGCGCGAAGTTCCTCGACGAACACTTCCACAAGGAAGACGAGGTGCGCTTCTTCGTCGCCGGCTCGGGGTTGTTCACGCTGCACGTCGACGGCAAGGTCTACGAGATGAAGTGCGAATCGGGCGATCTGATCTCGGTGCCGGATTCGACGCTGCACTGGTTCGACATGGGGCCGGAGCCGAGCTTCGTCGCGATCCGTTTCTTCACCGAGCCGGACGGCTGGATCGGCCATTTCACCGGCGCCGACATCGCGCAGAAGTTTCCGCGGTACGAGCCGGGCCAGGCCGGATAATCCCCGGCCGCGTCACCGACAGGCCCGGCTCCGCGCCGGGCCTTCGCGTTTCCACTTCGGAGTTCCGTCATGCCCGTCCGCGCGATCCTCACCGATATCGAAGGCACCACCAGCAGCATTTCCTTCGTCAAGGACGTGCTGTTCCCGTACGCGCGTCGCGCGCTGCCGGGCTTCGTGCGCGAACACCGCAATGAACCCGAGGTGCGACGCTGGCTGGACGCCGTTGCCACCGAACAGGGCGGCATCTGCAGCGACGACACGATCGTCGAAGTGCTGCAGGGCTGGATCGACGAGGACCGCAAGCACACGGCGCTGAAGGCGCTGCAAGGCATGGTCTGGAACGCCGGCTATCGGAATGCCGACTTCACCGCACACATGTATCCAGACGCGGCGACCGTTCTCCGGGAATGGCATGACGCGGGGTATCCGCTGTACGTGTATTCGTCCGGGAGCGTGCCGGCGCAGAAACTTTTCTTCGGCCACAGCGATGCGGGGGACCTGACCCCCCTCGTTTCGGATTGGTTCGACACCGAGATCGGTGGCAAGCGCGACGCCGACAGCTATCGCCGCATCGCCGAGCGCATGGGCATCGCGCCCGGCGACATCGTGTTCCTGTCCGACGTCGTCGAGGAGCTCGATGCCGCGCGCGAGGCGGGTCTGCAGACCGCACTGCTCGATCGCCGCCAGGACTATCCGCAGCCGCGCACCGGCGAGGCGACGCACGGCCACCGCCGCGTGGAGACCTTCGCCGACATCGGTCTCTGACCGTGGCTCAGTGCAGCGTTTCGCCGCGCAGCATCATCTCGACGAACTGACGCGCCTTGGCCTTGCGCGTTTCTGCGCGCTTGGCGGTCTGCACGCGCCAGCAGAACGCGTAGCGATTGGCGCTCGATAGCGCGTCGAACACGCGTTTGGCGGCAGGCGAATCCGCGAGTGCCTCGGCAAGTTCGTCGGGCACCGTGCGCGACGATGGGCCGCTGTACGCCCGATCCCAGCGCCCGTCAGCCTTCGCCGCGTCGACTTCGCGCTGTCCCGCAGGGCGCATTCGACCCGCTGCAGTCAGTGCGGCGACCTTGTCGACGTTACGGCGCGACCACAAGCTTCGCGCTCGCCGCGGCGCGAAGCGTTGCAGGAACCAGTCCGCATCGAGCGCGCGCTTCTGGCCGTCGATCCAGCCGTGGCAAAGCGCGACGTCCAGCGCCTCGTCGTAAGTCACCGTCGCGATGCCACTCGCGGCCTTCGCAATGCGCAACCACAGACCCTTCGACTCCCCGGCCGCCTCGATCCAGCGTTCGAACGCCGGCGCGTCGACGAAGGCGTGGATGGGGAGGTCATCGGGCATCGACGTCATGGCGCGGCGTCTTCGAGGCGATACGTCGCTTCGCCGCGCTGCTCGCCCTGCCACTGATCGAAGGTGCGCACTTCGACGCGATGCGCACCGATGCCCAGCGTCGTCGGCAACGCGCCGCGCCAGAGATGCGTCGACGGCTGCGCTTCGGGCGAGCGGTCGTAGCCCCGCAACGCCGGCGCCTCGTCGTCGCGTACGTTTTCCGCGAGCAGCCATGGGTCGGCCTGTTCGACGCGCTTCATCGGCATCCAGTCCCCGCCGTCGACGCGGAAGTCGGCGCGTTGGGTCGGTGTCGCCATCCAGATATTGGCGAACACCCCCCACGCCGGATACGCGCCACGACGCAGCACGCGCGGTGCGTGCACGCGCATGGCGCGCGTGAGTTCGCCGGTGTCGGCCGTGACGCCGGCCGGCTGCCACGAAAGGCGGTAGGTGCCATCGCGCGCGACGACGAGGCGCGCGGTGCCATTGGGAGTACCGTCCGCCATCGTCGAATCCGGTACACCGTCGGCGTTCTTCGCGCCGGACCAGTAGGCGCCGCATGCCGCTCCCGCGTTGTATTCGTGCAGCAGCGAGGCGCCATGCCATCCGGTGGTGGCGTCGTGGAAGAACTGGCGCTGCACGTGCCCGTGGCCGCTCAGCACGAGTACGCGCGGGACGTCCTTGAGCAGCGCGAACAGGCGCTCGCGATCGGCGGTGCGGAACGTCTCGCCGCCATCGGGAAACAGCGGAATGTGCACGGCGATGACGAGCAGGCGCCGGGCGTCATGCGTGGGCAGGTACTGCGCGAGGAAGGCGAACTGATCGTCGCGCAGGCCGCCGACGTACGCGGGTTTCCGGCCGGGTTGCGAGATCACGTCGTCGAGCACGACGAAGTCCGCCTGCGGCTCTTCCCACGCGAACGTGTCCGGGCCGAACTGCTGGCGGAACGTCGACAAGGCTTCACTGTCGACTTGCGCGTCGGGATCGACGTCATGGTTGCCGGCGACATGCAGCCACGGCGCACCCAGTCGCGTCGTCACCGCGGTGATCGCGGGATAGAGCGACAGGTCGTCGCTGGTGACGTCGCCGAGCGTGAGGCCGAGATCCGCCGCCGGCTTGCCATCCCGACGTCGCAGCGGCTCGACGATGTCGCGTGCGTAGTAGCCGACGTCGACCTGCGACTTGGTCTGCGTGTCCGAGAACACGAGTACGTCGAGATCACCCTTGCGCGTGGGGGTGCGCCGGAGGCCGAACGACGGGCACGTCGTGCCCACATCGCGCAGCCCGCCGTAGCGCAGTGCGTGCGCACTGATCGGTGGCGTATGCGCCCAGAACAGCGGCAGGCCGTCGGCGCGACGCGGCACGTCGTAACCCGCGGGCTTGATGACGAACAGCGTGCGGCCGGGCGATGCGTCGAGCGTGAAGCGCCCGTCCTTGCCCGTGGTCGCGATCTCAGTACCGTTCGACACGCGGATGCCCGCTATGGCGGGCTCGCCTGCGTCGCGGCGGGCGTTGCCGTTGCGATCCTCGTACACCGCACTGTCGCAGGTCGACGCTTGCGCATGCGACCACGAGGCGAACGCGAGCAGCGCGGCGGCGACGAACGAACGGGTCATGGCGGCCTCCGGGTCGAGGCCCAAAGCCTAGCAGCTGGTTTCGCTGGACTACTTCGCGGGTGCGTGGCGTGCACGCAGCACGTCGACCGCATCGGCGAGCGACAGCCCGCGCGCGCGCAGCAGCACGACCAGGTGATACAGCAGGTCCGCGGATTCACCGAGCAGTGCGTCGTTGTCCTGCGCGACGCCCGCGAGCGCCGTTTCGACGCCCTCCTCGCCCACTTTCTGCGCAATGCGGCGGATGCCGGCATCGAACAGTTTCGTGGTGTAGCTGCCCGCCGGTCGCTCGATCGCGCGGCGTTCGACGACGTCGTCGAGTTCCGCAAGGAAATCACCCGGTGCGTCAGGAAAGCAGCTTGCGCGTTCGAGATGACAGGTCGGGCCGCGCGGGTGCGCGAGCAGCAGCAGCGTGTCCGCATCGCAGTCGAGCCGCAGGTCGACGACGTCGAGCACGTGGCCCGAGGTCTCGCCCTTGGTCCAGCGACGCTGGCGCGTGCGGCTGTAGAAGGTGGCCTGCCGCGTAGCCAGCGTATGCGCGAGCGCGTCGCGATCCATCCAGCCGACCATCAGGACGCGCAGCGTACGCGCGTCCTGCACGACCGCGGGCAGCAGGCCATCCTGCTTCACCCAGTCGACCGCTTCGAGATCGAACGCGATGGGCTCAGACACGACGCACCTCGATGCCGGCGTCCGCCAGGCCACGCTTGAGGTCGGGAATCCGCAGGGTGCCGGAATGGAACACGCTGGCGGCGAGTGCGCCATCGACGTCGGCGTCGCGGAAGACGTCGGCGAAGTGCGATGCCGCCCCCGCGCCACCCGATGCGATCAGCGGTACGTTCGAGACGGCGCGCGCCGCCTGCAGTTGCTCGATGTCGTAGCCGGTTCGCACGCCGTCGCTGCCCATGCAGTTGAGGACGATCTCGCCCGCGCCGCGCCGCTGCGCTTCGGCGATCCAGTCGAGCGTGCGACGCGCGAGCGCCCGCGTGCGCGACAGATCGCCGGTGTATTGGCGCACCCGCCACTCGCCGTCGTCGTCGCGCAGGCTGTCGATGCCCACGACGACGCACTGCACACCGAAGGCGTCGGCGAGCTCATCGATCAGTTCCGGTCGTTCGAGCGCCGGCGTATTGACGGAGATCTTATCGGCGCCCGCATGCAGCGCCGCGCGTGCATCGTCGACGCTGCGAATGCCACCGGCGACGCAGAACGGGATATCGATCAGGCGTGCCACGCGTTCGACCCAGCGGCGATCGACCGTGCGGCCCTCGGGGCTTGCCGTGATGTCGTAGAAGACCAGTTCGTCGGCGCCTTCGTCGCGATAGCGAAGCGCGAGTTCGACGATGTCCCCCATGTCGACGTGATCGCGGAAGCGCACGCCCTTCACGACGCGACCGTCGCGGACATCGAGGCACGGGATGATGCGCCGGCTCAGCACGGCGCCGGCTCCGTCGCTGCTGCGATCGCGTCGTCCACGGTGAGTCGCCCTTCCAGCAGCGCCTTGCCGAGCACGATGCCGGCGCATCCCGCGTCGAGTGCTGCACGCACGTCCGCCGCCGATCGCGCGCCGCCGGACGCCTGGACGCGCAGCGAGGGCGCACGCGCGATCAGCGCTTCGTACAGCGACAGATTCGGGCCCGCCAGCATGCCGTCGCGCCCGATGTCGGTGCAGAGAAGGTGCCGCAAGCCGGCCGTCGCATAGAGATCGATGAGGTCGAACAGGTCGACGCCACCGTCGTGCGTCCAGCCTTCCGTGGGCAGCGTCCAACCTGCCGCCGATTCGCGCGTGTCGAGCGCGATGGTCAGGCGGTCCTGACCGAAACGCGCCATCCAGCTCGCGACGGCCTGCGGCTGCCGGACGGCCAGCGAACCGATGACGACGCGATCGGCGCCCGCGTCGAGCAGGCGCGAGACGTCGTCGGCCGACCGCACGCCGCCACCGGTCTGCACGCGCAGGCCGGTCGAGGTGCCGATGCGCGTCAGCAATGTCTGGATCGAGTAGCCGCCGTCGCGCGCGGCATCGAGGTCGACCAGGTGCAGCCACGTCGCGCCGGCCCCCGCATAGCGCTCGGCGACCGCGAGCGGATCCTCGGCATAGCGCGTCTCCTGCGCGTAATCGCCCTGACGCAGGCGGACGACGCGGCCGCCGCGCACGTCGATGGCCGGGTAGACGGTGAAGTCGCTCATGCCGGCACCTTCAGGAAATTCTCGAGTACACGCGCCCCGACGTCCGCGGAGCGCTCCGGGTGGAACTGCGCGCCCATGTGACGGCCGCGACGCACGACCGCGGCGAAGCGTTCGCCGTGCGTGCAGGTGGCGATGGTGTCGTCGGTGACAGGCGCCGCGTAGCTGTGCACGAAGTACGCGTGCGAGCCGTCGTCGATACGGTCGACCAACGCGTCGTCGGCGACCCGCTCCAGCGTGTTCCAGCCCATGTGCGGCACGCGCAGGCCCGGTGCGCCTGGGAGTTTGCGCACACGTCCCGGCAATAGGCCGAGGCAGTCGACCTCGCCCTCCTCCGACGATTCGAACAAGAGCTGCATGCCGAGGCACACACCGAGCAGTGGCTGGCGCAGGCTGCGCACGCAGTCCACAAGTCCCAGCTCACGCAGGCGCGCCATGCCGGCCGCGGCAGCGCCCACCCCGGGCAGTACGACACGGTCTGCCGACGCGATGTCGTTCGCGTCCGCACTGAAGCGCGCGTTCACGCCAAGGCGTTCTAACGCGTAGCGCACGGAGCCGATGTTCGCGCCACCGGCATCGATCAGCACGACGTCCATCAGAGCGTGCCCTTGGTCGACGGCAGTTCGACGCCGCTGCGTGCGAGCGCGGGGCGCAGGGCGCGCGCGACCGCCTTGAAGCAGGCCTCGACCTTGTGGTGGTCGTTGTCGCCGCGCACGCGCAGGTGCAGGTTCAAGCCCGCGGTCTCGCACAGCGAGCGGAAGACATGCGGGACGAGCTCGGTCGGCAGGTCGCCCACGCGCTCGCGTCGGAAGTCGCCGTCGAAGACGAAGAGCGGACGGCCGGAGAAATCGAGCGCCGCGGTGGCGATGGCTTCGTCCATCGGCAAGGTGAACGACCACGTGGTTGCGCCGCCTTCGCCCGTCGCCTCGACCCCGGCCGCGCCGTAGCGCCCGATGCCGCGTTTGTCGCCGAGCGCTTCACGCAAGGCCTGGCCGAGTGCGAGTGCGCAGTCCTCGACGGTGTGGTGTTCGTCGATCTGAAGATCGCCCTCGCAGCTCAGCGACAGCGCGAAGCCGCCGTGTTTTCCGAGCTGCTCGAGCATGTGGTCGTAGAAGCCGAGGCCCGTGCGGACGCGAGGATCAGCGACGCGATCGAGGTCGATGTCGACGGCAACCTTCGTTTCCTTGGTCGCGCGCTCGACTCGCGCGGTGCGCGGCGCGTTGACGAGCTCGTGCGCGATGCCCGCCCAGTCCCACTCGCCACCGAACTGGGGCGTGCGCAGCTGGAATGCGCGAATGCCGAGGTTGTCCGCGAACTGCACGTCGGTCGGACGGTCGCCGACCATGGCCGAGCGCGACCAGTCGATCGAGCGATCCTTCAGGTAGCCCGTGACGAGGCCGATCTGTGGCTTGCGCGTCGGCGAATTCTGCGAGGGAAAACTCGTATCGATCAGCACGTCGCGAAAGCGGATGCCCTGGCTTTCGAACAGCTGCATCATGAGATCGTGCGGGCCGTCGAACGATTCGCGCGGATAGGCGTCGGTGCCGAGCCCGTCCTGGTTGGACACGATCACGAATTCGTAGCCCGCATCGCGCAGGCGAAGCATCGCCGGTACGACGTCGCGAACGAAGCGTAGCTTGTCGAAGCGGTCGATCTGGAAGTCGGACGGCTCCTCGATCAGCGTGCCGTCGCGATCGACGAAGAGGATGGGCGTGCTCATGCGAAGACGCCTGCCAGCACGGCGATCACGCGATCGTTCTCGTCGGGGCGGCCGACGGTGATGCGCAGCGCGTCGTCCAGCCCCGGCTGGGCACGCACGTCACGAACGACGACGCCGGCCGACAGCAGGGCGTCGAACGCCACCTGTGCGTCATCGAAACGCACGAGGAGGAAATTCGCGACCGACGGATAGACGCGTCGCACGCCCGGCGCGTCGCGCAACGCATCCGCCAGCCGCGCGCGCTCGCCGAAGCACTCGCGCGTTCGCGCTTCAGTGCGCGAGAGCGGCCCGTCGCCGAGTGCGCGCTCGACCAGCGCCACGCATGGCGCGGGCAGCGGATAGGGCGCTTGGCAGCGGCGCAGGACGACGATCAGGTCGGCGTCACCGATGGCCACGCCCAAGCGCACGCCGGCCAGCGCGTGCGCCTTCGACAATGTGCGCAGCACGACGATATTCGGACAGGTCGCCAACAGCGATACCGCGGACGGCGTGGGCGCGAATTCCTGGTAGGCCTCGTCGACGACGACCAGCGCACGGCCTTCGAGACGCGCCGCAAGACGTCGGACATCGTCCAGCGGAACGGCTCCGCCCGTCGGGTTGCCGGGCGAACAGAGGAACACCAGCGTGGCGCGCGAGGCGAGCGCCGCGTCGGCGACCGCATCGACATCGCAGTGGAAGTTCGCACCATCGTCGATCAACGGCACCTCGACAACGCGCGCGCCCTGCAGCCTGGCGCTCACCGCGTACATGCCGAACGTCGGCGGCGTGGTGACGATCGCGCCCTGCCCCGGCATGCACAACGCACGCACCAGCAAGTCGATCGCTTCGTCGCTGCCGCGGCCGGCGATCAGCTGGTCCGGGCGGCAACCGTACAGCGTAGCGAGGCGCGTCCGCAGCGCTTCCGGCTGCGGGTCGGGGTAGCGGCGAACGATGTTGGCGTCGTCGGCGACGTTCGGCCATGCCGATTCGTTGGCGTTGAGCCAGACGTCACCGACGAGGCGATCGCTGCGCGCGGAGCGATAACCAGCGAAGTCGCGCAGGTCCGCGCGCACGAGGTCGATCGGCGCACTCATGCCAGCGCTTCCAGACGGAGTGCGACCGCGCGACGGTGTGCATCGAGCCCTTCGGCGGCAGCCAGCTCGACGGCGCAGGGACCGATCGCCGCGAGTCCGTCACGCGCGACTTCCTGCACCGTCATCGCGATCTGGAAGCTGGCCACGCTCAGGCCGCCCGTGTAACGCGCCGCGCCGCCGGTGGGGAGCACATGGTTGGTGCCGCTGCAGTAGTCACCCAGTGCTTCCGGCGCCCAATCGCCGAGAAAGACCGAGCCCGCGGCCTCGACGCGGCCCAGCCAACGCCGCGGCTCGCGTAGCGCGAGGATCAGGTGCTCCGGCGCGTAGGCATTGCTGACGTCGAAGGCGTCGTCCAGCGTGTCGACCTGGATGAGCCGCGACGCTTCCAGCGCGCCGCGGGCGATCTCGGCGCGCGGCAGACATTCGAGCTGACGTTCGATTTGCGAGGCGACGTCCGCCAGCACGCGCGCGTCGTCACTGACCAGGATCACCTGCGAGTCGCGCCCATGTTCGGCTTGCGACAGCAGATCGGCGGCGACGAACGCAGGATTGCTGCCGCCGTCGGCGATCACCAGCACTTCGGATGGACCGGCGGGCATGTCAATCGCCGCGCCGCCTTCGGTCATCGCGACCTGGTGCTTGGCTTCCGTCACCCAGCCGTTGCCCGGGCCGAACAGCTTGTCGCACTTCGGCATCGACGCCGTACCGAATGCCATCGCAGCGATCGCCTGCACGCCGCCGAGCGCGAACACGCGGCGGATACCGCATTGCTGCGCCGCATACAGCACAGTCGGATCCACGCTGCCGTCCGCGCGCGGCGGCGAGCACAGCACGACGTCCGCGCAGCCCGCGCGTTG
This region includes:
- a CDS encoding SDR family NAD(P)-dependent oxidoreductase codes for the protein MQISNARAVITGGVSGLGFAVAQRIVRDGGRVALFDVNDEKGQAAVAELGADKAKFFRTDVTDEAGVTANVAAASEFLGGLNVAVNCAGILGAGRVLGKDGPMPLSQFQTTVMVNLVGSFNVAKACAQLMQTNEAGTDGERGVIINTASVAAYEGQIGQAAYSASKGGVVGMTLPMAREFARFGIRVLTIAPGVFWTPMVDGMPESVQQSLAASIPFPSRLGKPEEFADLAAYILGNTYLNGETIRLDGATRLAPK
- the yeiP gene encoding elongation factor P-like protein YeiP, with translation MKAYDIKKGNVVEHNGGVYQIRDIERSSPQGRGGNVRFRFTMYSVPGGNKLDASFDGDDDLREVDLARRQATFSYMDGDAFVFLDDEDYTPYTLDADAIGDMAGYIVPDLSGCYVQVIDDAPVGLQLPQTVTMEVVETPPELKGGTATKRPKPAKLSTGLEIMVPEYIGNGEHVLVNTTTGEFAGRAD
- a CDS encoding NUDIX hydrolase; protein product: MDASTDHHAAIARLHDDLADYARRWPDEAHVVAHFVELLHDLESAPFARERLAGHFTGSAWLVDRSGARVLLTHHRKLGRWLQLGGHADGDVELGRVALKEAEEESGLGGLRLEPGLFDLDRHWLPERGDVPAHWHYDVRFVVRAGEDEAFVVSEESLDLAWRDVRELLADPATDESVERMSRKWLIRDGA
- a CDS encoding amino acid permease is translated as MLARKSVAQVQRETETSQLKRTLGPWNLVFLGIGCIIGAGIFVRTGNAAALHAGPAVLISFLVAGVVCALAGLCYAELSSTLPVSGSAYTYSYTTIGEFAAWIMGALLLLEYGLAASVVAVGWSGYVVSLLADYGIVIPAEFTGPSGHALIRDGVPVLDATGHAVTTLFNLPAFVICAALAALLVVGVSESAKVNNIIVAIKMAVITAFIVIVGWYVIQHLDTLKANWEPFIPAATGQQGEFGWGGILRAASIVFFAYIGFEAVSTAGQEAKNPKRDMPIGIIGSLLVCTILYILVSIVMTLVVNYKMLNVPDPVAVAVDALGPQWAWFAKIIKAGAIIGLTSVVLVLMYGQTRIFYTMARDGLLPRVFATIHPRFKTPWVNTVLVGLITAAAAAFFDINTLGDMTSVGTLAAFGIVCLSVIWLRTTHPELPRGFRVPLYPVLPVLGIVACFALIFTVETRVLVFFAWYTIAAIVLYFVYGLRNSQLGKGQAPLEGPELPEFPEDAPDAR
- a CDS encoding methylthioribulose 1-phosphate dehydratase: MTSALPFDATRLAQCADEIIVNVRELAARGWTPATSSNFSRRMDAENVAITVSGRDKGRLVEADIMVVDLDGNPVATTQKSSAETLLHTQLYKRFPDVGCVLHTHSLNQTVASRLYAADGAIRLEGYELLKAFTGNITHDTSLDLPVLPNSQDMPELAAQVERLLDDGPMWGYLIDGHGLYAWGRDMPEARRHLEAFEFLITCELEFRRLGTSSAALSRSAP
- a CDS encoding acireductone dioxygenase translates to MSRLRIFNESTPDQPEFVATELEAIAEKLAPIGVGFERWEASKPIQPGDAHDIILDAYRTDIDRIVAERGFKTVDVVSIAPDNPNRDAMRAKFLDEHFHKEDEVRFFVAGSGLFTLHVDGKVYEMKCESGDLISVPDSTLHWFDMGPEPSFVAIRFFTEPDGWIGHFTGADIAQKFPRYEPGQAG
- the mtnC gene encoding acireductone synthase is translated as MPVRAILTDIEGTTSSISFVKDVLFPYARRALPGFVREHRNEPEVRRWLDAVATEQGGICSDDTIVEVLQGWIDEDRKHTALKALQGMVWNAGYRNADFTAHMYPDAATVLREWHDAGYPLYVYSSGSVPAQKLFFGHSDAGDLTPLVSDWFDTEIGGKRDADSYRRIAERMGIAPGDIVFLSDVVEELDAAREAGLQTALLDRRQDYPQPRTGEATHGHRRVETFADIGL